In Periplaneta americana isolate PAMFEO1 chromosome 4, P.americana_PAMFEO1_priV1, whole genome shotgun sequence, one DNA window encodes the following:
- the LOC138697742 gene encoding sperm flagellar protein 1-like isoform X2: MAEVLKYYYPRHVDLHNYSPANRKSWKIDNWNTLNRKVLCKLGIHVSNSTIEDIVSFTGGAVQQVLTKVHRKIQEGEKNSLSQSSMKMLPSRSLNGQNLAEQYEEMVPLTELEKRNRELSEKQETISILSLKVTHLESLLQLKDQRIKDLSAQLQRYQMA, translated from the exons ATGGCCGAGGTTCTCAAATATTATTATCCACGACATGTGGATCTCCACAATTATTCACCAGCTAACAGGAAGTCATGGAAGATCGATAATTGGAATACTTTGAACAGAAAG GTATTATGCAAGCTTGGCATTCATGTATCGAACAGCACGATTGAGGACATAGTGTCATTTACTGGAGGAGCCGTGCAACAGGTGCTCACAAAGGTTCATCGCAAGATTCAGGAAGGAGAAAAGAACAGTCTGAGCCAAA GTAGTATGAAAATGTTACCTTCGAGGTCCTTGAATGGGCAGAATTTGGCTGAGCAATATGAAGAAATGGTTCCTCTGACAGAGCTAGAGAAAAGGAACCGAGAACTCTCCGAGAAACAGGAAACAATCAGCATACTCTCACTAaag GTTACACATTTAGAGAGCTTACTACAACTGAAAGACCAACGAATCAAGGATCTTTCTGCACAGCTACAGCGATACCAAATGGCATAA